One segment of Panulirus ornatus isolate Po-2019 chromosome 2, ASM3632096v1, whole genome shotgun sequence DNA contains the following:
- the LOC139754723 gene encoding CYFIP-related Rac1 interactor B-like: MGNLLRLLARDDAGNSCCSHQKYDVFLDFENAEPSEEERLLYEDVTEVLHGSQAVIRELQQYKGAAKEIREAISDPGDDYQRRAWEMVTPLVQKLKQFYLFSNDIEMIVPRILAELCGPEISPTQHLETQQALVKQFAEILEFTLKFDELKMTTPAIQNDFSYYRRTVMRSKIEHNGTDTVEDDLTIDHQLANKMSLFYANSTPMLKILSEATSKFVTEHKEIPLENTTETLGTMAKVCQRMLENPELIARFRREETQLFILRVMVALIILYDHVHPVGAFVKASNVDVKGCVKVLKDQPASSSENLLNALRYTTKHLNDDSTPKHIKMLLAV, translated from the exons ATGGGTAACCTGCTGAGGTTGTTAGCGAGGGATGACGCCGGCAACAGCTGCTGCTCGCACCAGAAGTATGACGTCTTCCTCGACTTTGAGA ATGCTGAGCCGAGCGAGGAGGAGCGTCTACTGTACGAGGACGTGACGGAGGTGCTGCACGGGTCCCAGGCCGTCATCAGGGAACTCCAACAGTACAAGGGCGCCGCCAAGGAGATTAGAGAG GCAATTAGTGATCCTGGAGATGACTACCAGCGGCGAGCATGGGAGATGGTTACTCCACTTGTTCAGAAACTCAAGCAGTTTTATCTCTTCTCGAATGATATAG AGATGATTGTTCCACGGATCCTAGCAGAGTTGTGTGGGCCAGAGATATCTCCAACGCAACATTTGGAAACACAACAGGCGCTTGTCAAGCAGTTTGCAGAAATACTTGAATTTACCCTAAAATTTGATGAACTCAAG ATGACAACTCCAGCCATCCAAAATGATTTTAGTTACTACCGTCGTACTGTTATGCGTTCCAAGATAGAACATAATGGCACAGACACTGTTGAAGACGATTTAACGATAGACCATCAGCTAGCTAACAAGATGAGTCTTTTTTATGCCAATTCCACTCCAATGCTGAAAATCCTTAGTGAGGCAACTTCTAAATTTGTCACAGAG CATAAGGAGATACCCCTTGAAAACACAACAGAAACTCTTGGCACCATGGCAAAAGTGTGTCAGAGAATGTTAGAAAATCC GGAGTTAATAGCTAGGTTTCGACGAGAGGAGACACAGCTTTTCATCTTGCGGGTGATGGTTGCTCTCATTATCCTGTATGATCATGTTCACCCAGTGGGCGCTTTTGTTAAGGCTTCCAATGTTGAT GTGAAAGGCTGTGTGAAAGTTTTGAAAGACCAGCCAGCATCTAGTTCAGAAAACCTTCTTAATGCTCTCAG ATACACAACGAAGCACCTGAATGATGACAGCACTCCCAAACATATTAAGATGTTGTTGGCTGTATAA